The following proteins are co-located in the Sebastes umbrosus isolate fSebUmb1 chromosome 24, fSebUmb1.pri, whole genome shotgun sequence genome:
- the fam207a gene encoding protein FAM207A, protein MVGKIRHVRQKLHQEAVKLDGPAGSVLSPPGLDKPTTSPPLLENNNNNNRDSSRHRTQAPQAVSCLPSGIFAGTKISPEVLVQTLKLEEPPDGPGTLTVPANKGPEEKKVQSKKEKMKERRDRWLNKISSIKQAKEQQAAEARRQATPVVGDMRPLADALPELCQLVAPAAATAPAARRKSRKNKVPVKRPEPTDFSQMKQSQKRKLLETESSRFSDAVKTLSAKMNPLVDIGEQLRKRMRQEEEQGPS, encoded by the exons ATGGTTGGAAAGATCAGACATGTCCGTCAGAAGCTCCACCAGGAGGCGGTGAAGCTGGACGGGCCCGCCGGCTCGGTGCTCTCTCCCCCGGGCTTAGACAAGCCAACAACTAGCCCCCCACTGCtggagaacaacaacaacaacaacagggacTCCTCCAGACACCGCACACAG GCTCCGCAGGCAGTGAGCTGCCTCCCCTCTGGGATCTTTGCTGGTACTAAGATAAGCCCAGAAGTCCTGGTCCAGACTCTGAAGCTAGAGGAACCTCCGGATGGACCCGGAACCCTGACGGTACCTGCTAACAAAG gcccagaagagaagaaagtccagtcaaagaaagagaagatgaaggagaggagggacagATGGCTCAACA AGATCAGCTCCATTAAACAGGCCAAGGAGCAGCAGGCGGCCGAGGCGCGGAGGCAGGCCACGCCCGTGGTGGGGGACATGAGGCCGCTGGCTGACGCCCTGCCGGAGCTCTGCCAGCTCGTCGCCCCCGCCGCCGCCACAGCCCCCGCCGCTCGCCGCAAGAGCAGGAAGAACAAAGT GCCGGTGAAGAGGCCCGAGCCAACAGATTTCAGTCAGATGAAACAGTCACAGAAACGCAAACTCCT GGAAACGGAGAGCAGCCGGTTCAGCGATGCAGTAAAGACCCTCTCAGCTAAAATGAACCCTCTGGTTGATATCGGTGAGCagctgaggaagaggatgaggcaGGAAGAAGAGCAAGGTCCCAgctaa